A genome region from Campylobacter concisus includes the following:
- a CDS encoding nitrite reductase, which translates to MDGALNFTATFSHGVEWGWPIAVYLLLAGMSGGALIAAILLKHYKKQESFSSFFKAASLLAFVSIMLGMVCLIADLEKPLLFWKILINYNFTSVMSIGVAGLCVFIPLSFLMCLYAFNDEISNFLAKSLKSFSALFALIMKILIPLYPFLSRICLIFAVIICAYTGFLISVLIRFPLLNTAVLPALFIASGLSAGISGSSLVAAALFKEDPHSSDLHSLHSVEFSVLGAEILLILMLFVSLLLGSSYQQNAAVAFYSGVWANFFWLGVVLVGFIVPFVLNFAFGKKVASLKFSFYISSLAAVIGVLLLRVFILYAGQTYSI; encoded by the coding sequence ATGGATGGTGCATTAAATTTTACTGCAACATTTTCGCATGGAGTAGAGTGGGGCTGGCCGATCGCTGTTTATCTTTTGCTAGCTGGTATGAGTGGTGGAGCGCTAATCGCTGCCATACTTTTAAAACACTATAAAAAGCAAGAGAGCTTTAGCTCATTTTTCAAGGCTGCTTCGCTTTTAGCATTTGTTAGCATCATGCTCGGTATGGTTTGCTTGATAGCTGATCTTGAAAAGCCGCTTTTATTTTGGAAAATTTTGATTAATTATAATTTCACATCAGTTATGTCTATCGGTGTTGCTGGACTTTGTGTATTTATACCGCTTAGCTTTTTGATGTGCCTTTATGCATTTAATGATGAGATTTCAAATTTCTTAGCCAAAAGTTTAAAATCCTTTAGCGCTCTTTTTGCATTAATAATGAAAATTTTAATACCGCTTTATCCATTTTTAAGTCGTATTTGTCTTATTTTTGCTGTAATAATTTGTGCTTATACTGGATTTTTGATCTCAGTTTTGATTAGATTTCCACTCTTAAACACAGCTGTGCTTCCAGCTTTATTTATAGCTTCAGGACTAAGTGCTGGTATAAGTGGCAGTAGCTTGGTCGCAGCCGCTTTATTTAAAGAAGATCCTCATTCAAGCGACCTTCATTCGCTTCATAGCGTAGAATTTAGCGTTTTGGGAGCTGAAATTTTACTCATTTTAATGCTTTTTGTATCGCTTTTGCTTGGTTCAAGTTATCAGCAAAATGCAGCTGTTGCTTTTTATAGTGGCGTTTGGGCAAATTTCTTTTGGCTTGGCGTTGTGCTAGTTGGCTTCATTGTGCCTTTTGTTTTAAATTTTGCATTTGGCAAAAAAGTAGCTAGTCTAAAATTTAGCTTTTATATCAGTTCATTAGCAGCTGTTATCGGTGTTTTACTGCTTAGGGTGTTTATACTTTATGCGGGACAAACTTATAGCATTTAA
- a CDS encoding NAD(P)H-flavin oxidoreductase, with amino-acid sequence MQEYDILDVLSNKKVLCLEDEEAILKNICASLELFFAEVNGVTDGYDALELAMSDAYDVLVLDISVPNIDGLEIAKKVRTINQKIPIVILSSHVEQEYLWRAVELKITRYLAKPYDKKSFIKALEDVALELVGRKPTLRLNDELEYDFGKKVLYINGEISHLSKSESRLLEYFLNNKNQTITYEQIFDYIWEYEQPSKEAIKTIVKELRRKLGKDVIKNLYGVGYLCEI; translated from the coding sequence ATGCAAGAATATGATATTTTAGACGTTTTATCAAACAAAAAGGTCCTTTGCCTTGAAGATGAAGAGGCGATTTTAAAAAATATTTGTGCTTCTTTGGAACTATTTTTTGCCGAGGTAAATGGCGTAACAGATGGCTATGATGCACTTGAGCTAGCGATGAGCGATGCTTATGATGTTTTAGTGCTTGATATAAGCGTGCCAAATATCGATGGGCTAGAGATCGCTAAAAAAGTAAGAACTATAAATCAAAAAATTCCTATCGTGATCTTATCAAGCCACGTCGAACAAGAGTATTTGTGGAGAGCAGTTGAGTTAAAGATCACAAGGTATCTTGCAAAGCCATATGATAAAAAGTCATTTATAAAAGCCCTAGAAGACGTTGCTTTAGAGCTTGTTGGACGCAAGCCGACTCTTAGGCTAAATGATGAATTAGAATACGATTTTGGTAAAAAAGTACTTTATATAAATGGTGAAATTTCTCATCTAAGTAAGAGTGAGAGTAGACTTTTAGAGTACTTTTTAAACAACAAAAATCAAACTATAACTTATGAACAAATTTTTGATTATATTTGGGAGTATGAGCAGCCAAGCAAAGAAGCGATAAAGACGATCGTAAAAGAGCTTAGAAGGAAGCTTGGCAAAGATGTGATTAAAAATTTATACGGTGTAGGTTACCTTTGTGAAATATAA
- a CDS encoding peptidylprolyl isomerase, which yields MKNKVLKFTLLLSLSTSGLLANVDSNESYAMGATSGGYVLKGLLEQKQIGISYDAEAVIKGFSDALKGELKLSDDEIAKLLNKRAENLDKIVKEKEAAILKENLKQGKAFMDKNAKNKNVKTTKSKLQYEILKSSKKGATPKQESIIIANYKASFIDGKVFDETKEAPAHLSMLNLIPGLEEGLMLMKEGDKFKFVIPPELAYGDSGMEGIPGGETIVFEIELVKVLKPGELAEAAKKIHEKELNEGIKKPH from the coding sequence ATGAAAAATAAGGTTTTAAAATTTACACTACTTCTTAGCTTAAGTACTTCTGGTTTGCTTGCAAATGTAGATTCAAATGAGTCTTATGCTATGGGAGCAACAAGTGGTGGATATGTTTTAAAAGGGTTACTTGAACAAAAACAAATAGGCATTAGCTACGATGCTGAGGCTGTTATCAAAGGTTTTAGTGATGCACTAAAAGGAGAGCTAAAACTAAGCGATGATGAGATAGCAAAGCTACTAAACAAAAGAGCTGAAAATTTAGACAAGATAGTAAAAGAAAAAGAAGCCGCCATACTTAAAGAGAATTTAAAGCAAGGCAAGGCTTTTATGGATAAAAATGCAAAAAATAAAAATGTAAAAACGACAAAATCAAAATTGCAATATGAAATTTTAAAATCAAGCAAAAAGGGAGCGACTCCAAAACAAGAGAGTATCATCATAGCAAACTACAAAGCTAGCTTTATCGATGGTAAGGTCTTTGATGAGACAAAAGAGGCTCCAGCTCATCTTTCTATGCTAAATTTGATCCCAGGTCTTGAAGAGGGCTTAATGCTCATGAAAGAGGGCGATAAGTTTAAATTTGTTATCCCGCCAGAACTTGCGTACGGCGATAGCGGCATGGAGGGCATACCTGGAGGCGAGACTATCGTTTTTGAGATAGAGCTTGTTAAGGTCTTAAAGCCAGGTGAGTTAGCCGAGGCTGCAAAGAAAATTCACGAAAAAGAACTAAATGAGGGCATCAAAAAGCCTCATTAA
- a CDS encoding cytochrome C, protein MRNLQKALAGLLMGVSIFASQACCEEHNMQMSDKARDVIANPKGTLQSRGVISLQDYVVEEQEMYNWLFKNHPIFTKYGGKTVGKMVVHDRGLEWLAEGHGFDMSKLSKRDGGKGYSSMMYRIPATSSLQFPNKFVGPEKCGECHPAQYEVWSRSRHATTMRFPGEHPEVNNNLTEPVFDKDTASILPKGITPDVIYATVGHLRTKMGYVDAWLLRGTYYVEGGLLRDGTGQIVAGGNQWQRTWALNLDDATVKKIKELVPEFPGTLEEYGDNGGYVRGLASYAAKHKKSMFFQANSSYCEVCHPVKFDFKSKAEFYAALGNAKELQKHTISKGVSCEECHGAGGHLDGATNFRTSNCERCHQRFNFSPDLARANPLNNGKLDLSLSSKFKSMGPGCGSEGSQSYFTAHYDKGMRCVTCHDPHDNTGPVVGDKSVTGMNYNSEQGYLSSFYTKPKIRKECKDCHETQAYIASKADTHKDNTCASCHMPFMMSCENFYAVQFQDNAGFDTQRRSHIWKIMVDPKEKSLVPGDAAKGPRDAKDWHFERDKNGHNYVDLMWACARTSWADKDMKDTKGCHSPVLSELKPTLHFKNQKQVYDEVMGWQTPVKNEFSEVKIGIEGLYSLLETKKLDASDKVRVYELIQNAQEIIDMVEKDGSWGMHGFKFTKQKLDASKEYIKEAQRILNKNL, encoded by the coding sequence ATGAGAAATCTACAAAAAGCCTTAGCTGGTTTGCTCATGGGTGTTAGCATCTTCGCTTCACAAGCCTGTTGCGAAGAGCATAATATGCAGATGTCCGATAAAGCACGTGATGTTATCGCAAATCCTAAAGGCACACTGCAAAGTAGAGGTGTTATCTCCTTGCAAGACTACGTTGTAGAAGAGCAAGAGATGTATAACTGGTTATTTAAAAACCACCCTATTTTTACAAAATATGGTGGTAAAACCGTCGGTAAAATGGTCGTTCACGACCGTGGCTTAGAGTGGCTTGCCGAGGGACATGGCTTTGATATGTCAAAGCTTAGTAAAAGAGATGGCGGTAAGGGCTATAGCTCTATGATGTATAGAATTCCAGCCACTTCATCACTTCAGTTTCCTAACAAATTTGTAGGTCCAGAAAAGTGCGGTGAGTGTCACCCAGCCCAGTATGAAGTGTGGAGCAGATCTCGCCACGCAACTACTATGCGTTTCCCTGGCGAGCACCCAGAGGTTAATAACAACCTAACTGAGCCAGTATTTGACAAAGATACCGCTTCTATCCTTCCAAAAGGTATCACTCCAGATGTTATCTACGCAACCGTTGGTCACTTAAGAACAAAAATGGGCTATGTTGATGCGTGGCTACTTCGTGGTACTTACTACGTTGAGGGCGGTTTGCTAAGAGATGGTACAGGTCAGATCGTAGCTGGTGGTAACCAATGGCAAAGAACATGGGCGTTAAATTTAGACGACGCTACTGTTAAAAAGATAAAAGAGCTTGTCCCAGAATTTCCTGGCACTCTTGAAGAGTATGGCGACAATGGCGGATATGTCAGAGGTCTAGCTTCATACGCTGCAAAACACAAAAAATCAATGTTTTTCCAAGCAAACTCATCATATTGTGAAGTTTGTCACCCAGTTAAATTTGATTTCAAATCAAAAGCAGAATTTTACGCAGCACTTGGTAATGCCAAAGAGCTTCAAAAACACACTATCTCAAAAGGCGTAAGCTGTGAGGAGTGCCACGGAGCTGGCGGTCACCTTGATGGGGCTACAAATTTTAGAACATCAAACTGCGAACGCTGCCACCAAAGGTTTAACTTTAGCCCAGATCTAGCTCGTGCTAATCCGCTTAATAACGGTAAGCTTGATCTCTCACTTAGCTCTAAATTTAAATCAATGGGACCAGGATGTGGTTCTGAAGGTTCACAATCATACTTTACAGCTCACTATGATAAAGGTATGAGATGTGTTACTTGCCACGATCCACACGATAACACAGGTCCAGTTGTAGGCGATAAGAGCGTAACTGGTATGAACTATAACTCAGAGCAAGGCTATCTAAGCTCATTCTATACTAAACCAAAAATTAGAAAAGAGTGTAAAGATTGCCACGAGACTCAAGCATATATCGCATCTAAAGCAGATACTCACAAAGATAATACTTGTGCATCTTGCCACATGCCATTTATGATGAGTTGTGAGAATTTCTACGCTGTTCAGTTCCAAGACAACGCTGGCTTTGATACTCAAAGAAGATCTCACATCTGGAAGATCATGGTTGATCCAAAAGAGAAATCTCTAGTACCAGGCGATGCTGCTAAAGGTCCAAGAGATGCTAAAGATTGGCACTTTGAGAGAGATAAAAATGGCCATAACTACGTTGACTTGATGTGGGCTTGCGCTAGAACATCTTGGGCTGATAAAGATATGAAAGATACCAAAGGCTGCCATAGCCCAGTATTATCTGAGCTAAAACCAACACTTCACTTCAAAAACCAAAAACAAGTTTATGATGAAGTTATGGGATGGCAAACTCCAGTTAAGAATGAATTCTCTGAAGTTAAGATTGGTATTGAAGGACTTTACTCACTACTTGAGACTAAAAAACTTGATGCAAGTGATAAAGTAAGAGTTTATGAGCTTATCCAAAATGCTCAAGAGATCATCGATATGGTTGAAAAAGATGGTTCGTGGGGTATGCACGGATTTAAATTTACTAAACAAAAACTCGATGCATCAAAAGAGTATATAAAAGAAGCTCAAAGAATTTTGAATAAAAATTTATAG
- a CDS encoding FAD-dependent thymidylate synthase gives MQVTLLNHTPLNICSHAIRTCWQSFEKGDNGGEKDVELIDRVGNKFKHASTLEHLYYNFYIQGISRALLQELARHRLASLSVKSTRYTLKELKKEEKFEVGQFERAAKFIVLTNDELVDNASIKALENLREILASTTKSLDIVKYCLPECYKTELTWSINARSLQNFISLRSSKSALWEIRNLANAIYDVLPEEHKFIFEKCLPDDEQN, from the coding sequence ATGCAAGTAACACTACTAAATCACACTCCACTAAATATCTGCTCTCACGCGATCCGAACATGCTGGCAAAGCTTTGAAAAAGGTGACAACGGCGGCGAAAAAGATGTTGAGCTAATAGATAGAGTAGGTAATAAATTTAAACACGCTTCAACACTAGAGCACCTATACTACAACTTCTACATCCAAGGTATCTCACGAGCATTACTTCAAGAGCTAGCTCGTCACCGCCTAGCAAGCCTAAGCGTCAAATCAACCCGCTACACGCTAAAAGAGCTAAAAAAAGAGGAAAAATTTGAAGTAGGGCAGTTTGAGCGTGCAGCTAAATTTATTGTACTAACAAATGACGAGCTAGTCGATAACGCAAGCATAAAAGCGCTTGAAAATTTACGTGAAATTTTAGCCTCAACTACAAAAAGCCTTGACATCGTCAAATACTGCTTGCCAGAGTGCTATAAAACTGAGCTTACATGGAGCATAAATGCTAGAAGCTTACAAAATTTCATCTCTTTAAGAAGCTCAAAATCAGCCCTTTGGGAGATAAGAAATTTAGCAAATGCTATCTACGATGTCTTACCTGAAGAACATAAATTTATCTTTGAGAAGTGTTTGCCAGATGATGAGCAAAACTAA
- a CDS encoding nitrite reductase produces the protein MQNQKNRRAFLKSMVVVAAGAGAASSGFAFKSEESVKKPHFGMIFDQNKCVGCTDCEIACRKVNLVPKGQMRLFIEDKTNPKNLLDKRFVRVSCQQCVDAPCVAVCPTKACHKDEKTGIQTTNIDDCIACKYCIVACPYDVRYIDKVTHSAQSCNFCVDTNLKDEKEPACVEACRYEAIVFGDLNDENSHISKLLAVKDSIRLRAELGTKPSLRYIPKVKMGV, from the coding sequence ATGCAAAATCAAAAAAATAGAAGAGCCTTTTTAAAAAGCATGGTAGTTGTGGCTGCTGGTGCTGGTGCGGCAAGTAGTGGTTTTGCTTTTAAGAGTGAAGAAAGTGTAAAAAAACCACACTTTGGTATGATATTTGACCAAAATAAATGTGTTGGCTGTACAGACTGCGAGATAGCTTGCAGAAAGGTAAATTTAGTCCCAAAAGGACAGATGAGACTTTTTATAGAAGATAAGACTAATCCTAAAAATTTACTCGATAAAAGATTTGTAAGAGTATCTTGTCAGCAGTGCGTCGATGCGCCTTGTGTAGCTGTTTGTCCGACCAAGGCTTGTCATAAAGACGAAAAAACTGGCATACAAACTACAAATATAGATGATTGTATCGCCTGTAAATACTGCATCGTAGCCTGTCCATATGATGTGAGATATATCGATAAGGTTACGCACTCAGCTCAAAGCTGTAACTTTTGTGTAGATACAAATTTAAAGGACGAAAAAGAGCCAGCTTGCGTAGAAGCTTGTAGATATGAGGCGATCGTCTTTGGTGATCTTAACGATGAAAATTCGCACATCAGTAAGCTACTAGCCGTAAAAGATAGCATAAGGCTAAGAGCAGAGCTTGGCACAAAACCAAGCCTTAGATATATTCCTAAAGTAAAAATGGGGGTGTAA
- a CDS encoding histidine kinase, whose amino-acid sequence MKYKFQLIVGVFIFVYLLISALVLNFYNNLAMKDAKKEAYYVLESINSVREYIAGVQRPLIEQLKHDGIIKEDFFDERLLSSSYISREIYNIQKKKYNLDFDYKLVAMAPLNKAHEPNEFEAQVLRGFKENKFSEFSKIIKDENGSQFFVGLPIRSQNTSCLACHNSESAPKQMLDRYEISNGKISEASEMMAMLSFKIPLRAIFSYHLKEVVIIMSAIAFVFGIFLLLVYKMHRRGEESKRQTEQLMIHQSRLASMGEMIGNISHQWKQPLAQISSALINLELYQERKKLDEAKIYEFIEETSKQINFMSETVDDFKNFFKPNTLKREFSVEEVINQTIKILNASLKKYQIELEIDIRENFTIFANFNEIIQILINIINNAKDAFKQSYVKPRVIKIYTFIKDNRKNLCVQNNAGAIKASFLKVIFEPHFSTKESGSGLGLYMSRLIASKNNALIFARNVDENSITFTISFENL is encoded by the coding sequence GTGAAATATAAATTTCAGCTAATCGTTGGTGTTTTTATCTTTGTTTATCTCTTAATATCCGCACTTGTTTTAAATTTTTATAATAATCTTGCAATGAAAGATGCCAAAAAAGAGGCGTATTATGTGCTTGAGAGTATAAATTCTGTAAGAGAGTACATCGCAGGCGTTCAGCGTCCGCTAATAGAGCAGCTAAAGCATGATGGCATTATAAAAGAGGATTTTTTTGACGAGAGATTGCTTTCATCTTCATATATAAGCCGTGAAATTTATAATATCCAAAAGAAAAAATACAATCTTGACTTTGACTACAAACTAGTCGCTATGGCACCTTTAAACAAAGCTCATGAGCCAAATGAATTTGAAGCGCAGGTATTAAGAGGCTTTAAAGAGAATAAATTTAGTGAGTTTTCAAAGATTATAAAAGATGAAAATGGCTCACAATTTTTTGTAGGACTTCCTATAAGAAGTCAAAATACATCTTGCCTAGCCTGTCACAATAGTGAAAGTGCTCCAAAACAGATGTTGGATCGCTATGAAATTTCAAATGGAAAAATTTCTGAAGCAAGTGAGATGATGGCAATGCTATCTTTTAAAATCCCACTACGTGCCATTTTTTCTTACCATTTAAAAGAGGTTGTCATCATAATGAGCGCGATAGCCTTTGTATTTGGGATATTTTTGCTACTTGTTTATAAGATGCATAGGCGTGGCGAAGAGAGTAAAAGACAGACTGAGCAGCTAATGATACATCAAAGCCGCCTAGCCTCAATGGGCGAGATGATAGGCAATATCTCACATCAGTGGAAGCAACCTTTAGCTCAAATCAGCTCAGCTTTAATAAATTTAGAACTCTATCAGGAGCGAAAAAAGCTTGATGAAGCAAAAATTTATGAGTTTATAGAAGAGACTAGCAAACAGATAAATTTTATGTCTGAAACGGTTGATGATTTTAAAAACTTTTTTAAACCAAATACTTTAAAAAGGGAGTTTAGCGTAGAGGAAGTTATAAATCAGACTATAAAAATTCTAAACGCCTCACTTAAGAAATATCAAATTGAACTAGAGATAGATATAAGAGAAAATTTTACGATTTTTGCAAATTTTAATGAAATAATCCAAATTTTAATAAATATTATAAATAACGCAAAAGATGCATTTAAACAAAGCTATGTAAAGCCAAGAGTAATAAAAATTTATACTTTTATAAAAGATAATCGTAAAAATTTATGCGTGCAAAATAATGCAGGAGCGATAAAAGCTTCGTTTTTAAAGGTTATCTTTGAGCCACACTTTAGTACAAAAGAGTCTGGTAGCGGGCTTGGCCTATATATGAGCCGGCTAATCGCTAGTAAAAATAACGCCCTAATCTTTGCTAGAAACGTAGATGAAAATAGTATTACATTTACAATTAGTTTCGAAAATTTATAA
- a CDS encoding orotate phosphoribosyltransferase, giving the protein MDLEKIYKEAGAYLEGHFLLSSGNHSQFYLQSAKVLEDPALAGKLADELARVIEKFGIRFDSVCSPALGGILAGYELARAAKKRFIFTERVEKVMSLRRGFEVKKGEKFIICEDIITTGGSALEAAHVIESLGGEVVGFAALANRGFCKVANLGNDSKPNAKLPSDKPFFALGNFEFEIYEPEHCPLCKNGSKAIKPGSRGN; this is encoded by the coding sequence ATGGATTTAGAGAAAATTTATAAAGAGGCTGGGGCGTATTTAGAGGGACATTTTTTGCTAAGCAGTGGCAATCACTCGCAGTTTTATCTCCAAAGTGCAAAGGTGCTTGAAGACCCAGCTTTGGCTGGAAAGCTAGCTGATGAGCTTGCCCGTGTGATAGAGAAATTTGGCATTAGATTTGATAGCGTTTGCTCGCCTGCACTTGGAGGAATTTTAGCTGGCTATGAGCTAGCTCGCGCAGCAAAGAAGCGTTTTATATTTACAGAGCGAGTTGAAAAGGTAATGAGTCTTAGACGTGGTTTTGAGGTGAAAAAAGGTGAGAAATTTATCATTTGTGAGGATATCATCACGACTGGCGGCTCGGCACTTGAAGCAGCACACGTGATAGAGAGCCTTGGTGGCGAGGTAGTTGGCTTTGCAGCACTTGCGAATCGTGGCTTTTGTAAGGTCGCAAATTTAGGCAACGACTCAAAACCAAATGCAAAACTGCCAAGCGATAAGCCATTTTTTGCTTTAGGAAATTTTGAGTTTGAAATTTATGAGCCTGAGCATTGCCCACTTTGTAAAAATGGAAGCAAAGCGATCAAACCTGGAAGCAGAGGCAACTAA
- a CDS encoding flagellar hook protein FlgE, with the protein MMRSLWSGVSGLQAHQIAMDVEGNNIANVNTYGYKYNRANFADILSQTPRVATAPQGQLGGQNAMQIGLGTTINSTTRIFSQGTLTSTDKQTDLALQGNGFFVVSPDGGTTRYYTRNGDFVRDKAGNFVNNSGYVVQGWTRDEETGTIDSTGPIKNIVIKEGLTTPARATTEVKIKGNLDSGNTIGQRSTPIYSLDSVAGGRDYNNDGILDPNEVHNENDVNNDQFYTNSRKEQSLTERGVDLGVTFDELGNGLALRDGQGIWVSYANAKTEKFEIGSKSPNNVGSLTNNGTTKKLNITLNGVNITGDVTNISDVAAAINAQYNKTGVRAEISEGNKLTLINRNNSGTTKETKNIHLTVNTGDELVAATTAMGVANGGLKNRDIITAYQYVYTSSQTTAVHEYNDAKERQVTTTEDLRAAMQKDARSYVDYNGDGQIRVNSAVPNAIKQATEAHNITPGTGGAAIADTTCQTAYNNAYNAATGTPDAKHAAGIEALKKLADDLNDGTKITVNKLGQFQLENPSNEVADHALYMTTTGLTKPAQGTNNSAINENVRLTTIMKALDGALSPGQALRASGKMMMSSHGSTAEIFDSLGSKHTVSIKWAKTGTTTDGGTEWSMIIQVPEPAKINYTGEGPDNVITGTARFNANGSLASFHPATITFSANNGSQSGQNISLNFGLGTDFNGLTSFDKDSSTESISQDGYTGGTLNGIKIDETGTIIGSFSNGQSFGLAKVALATFTNNEGLQSEGGNVFSQTANSGEAVIGAAGTGDKGTIAASKLEASNVDLSRALTDLIVIQRGFQANSKTITTSDEMLNTLLQLKQ; encoded by the coding sequence ATGATGAGATCACTTTGGTCTGGTGTTTCAGGCCTACAAGCCCACCAGATAGCCATGGACGTAGAAGGCAACAATATCGCAAACGTCAATACTTATGGTTATAAATACAACCGTGCAAATTTTGCTGATATACTAAGCCAAACTCCAAGAGTAGCTACCGCTCCACAAGGTCAGCTAGGCGGTCAAAATGCTATGCAAATAGGTCTAGGAACGACTATAAACTCAACTACAAGAATTTTCTCGCAAGGCACATTAACATCTACTGATAAGCAAACAGACCTTGCACTTCAAGGAAATGGTTTCTTTGTCGTATCTCCAGATGGCGGAACTACAAGATACTATACAAGAAATGGTGACTTTGTCCGTGATAAAGCTGGAAATTTTGTAAACAATAGCGGCTATGTCGTTCAAGGCTGGACAAGAGATGAAGAGACTGGCACTATTGACTCAACTGGACCGATAAAAAATATTGTGATAAAAGAGGGTCTTACTACTCCAGCAAGAGCGACAACAGAAGTAAAGATAAAAGGCAACCTTGACTCAGGCAATACCATAGGACAAAGAAGTACGCCTATTTATTCACTAGACTCAGTTGCTGGTGGACGTGACTATAACAATGACGGGATTTTAGATCCAAATGAAGTCCACAATGAAAATGATGTAAATAATGATCAGTTTTATACAAACTCAAGAAAAGAACAAAGCTTAACAGAGCGTGGCGTCGATCTTGGTGTTACATTTGATGAGCTTGGAAATGGTCTTGCTTTAAGAGATGGACAAGGTATCTGGGTGAGCTATGCAAATGCTAAAACTGAAAAATTTGAAATAGGAAGTAAATCACCAAATAATGTTGGTTCACTTACTAATAATGGAACTACAAAAAAATTAAATATAACATTAAATGGTGTAAATATAACCGGAGATGTAACAAACATAAGCGATGTTGCAGCTGCTATCAACGCTCAGTATAATAAAACTGGCGTTAGAGCTGAAATTTCAGAAGGTAATAAACTAACACTTATAAATAGAAATAACTCAGGTACTACAAAAGAGACAAAAAATATTCACTTAACTGTCAATACTGGTGATGAATTAGTAGCAGCAACGACAGCAATGGGAGTGGCAAATGGTGGTTTAAAAAATCGAGATATTATCACAGCTTATCAATATGTCTATACGAGCTCACAAACAACAGCAGTTCACGAATACAATGATGCGAAAGAAAGGCAAGTAACTACAACAGAAGATCTTCGTGCTGCTATGCAAAAAGATGCAAGGAGTTACGTTGACTACAATGGAGACGGTCAAATAAGAGTAAACTCAGCTGTACCTAATGCTATAAAACAAGCAACAGAAGCTCATAATATAACTCCGGGTACTGGTGGAGCAGCTATAGCTGATACAACATGCCAAACAGCTTATAATAATGCTTATAACGCTGCAACTGGTACTCCAGATGCAAAACACGCAGCTGGTATCGAAGCACTTAAAAAACTTGCTGATGATTTAAATGATGGCACAAAGATTACTGTAAATAAACTAGGTCAATTTCAACTAGAAAATCCATCAAATGAAGTAGCAGATCATGCACTTTATATGACAACAACTGGTCTTACAAAGCCAGCTCAAGGTACAAATAATTCGGCTATAAATGAAAATGTTAGACTTACAACTATTATGAAAGCACTTGATGGCGCACTAAGCCCGGGCCAAGCTCTAAGAGCAAGTGGAAAGATGATGATGTCAAGCCACGGCTCAACGGCAGAAATTTTTGACTCACTTGGTTCAAAACACACAGTTAGTATAAAATGGGCAAAAACGGGCACTACAACAGATGGTGGTACAGAGTGGAGCATGATTATCCAAGTACCAGAGCCAGCTAAGATAAACTACACAGGCGAAGGTCCGGATAATGTTATAACTGGAACAGCTAGATTTAACGCAAATGGCTCACTTGCAAGTTTCCATCCAGCAACGATAACATTTTCAGCTAACAACGGCTCACAAAGTGGTCAAAACATTAGTTTAAATTTTGGTCTGGGAACTGACTTTAACGGCTTAACAAGCTTTGATAAAGACTCATCAACTGAGTCAATCTCACAAGATGGCTACACAGGTGGCACTCTAAATGGCATAAAAATAGATGAGACTGGAACGATAATAGGCTCATTTTCAAATGGACAAAGCTTTGGCCTAGCTAAAGTAGCACTTGCTACCTTTACAAACAACGAAGGTCTTCAAAGCGAGGGTGGAAATGTCTTTTCACAAACTGCAAATTCAGGCGAAGCAGTCATCGGCGCAGCTGGTACTGGTGATAAAGGCACGATCGCAGCTTCAAAACTTGAAGCTAGTAACGTCGATCTAAGCCGTGCGCTAACAGATCTTATCGTAATCCAAAGAGGTTTCCAAGCAAACTCAAAAACGATCACAACAAGCGATGAGATGCTAAATACACTTCTTCAATTAAAACAATAA